Proteins from a single region of Ensifer adhaerens:
- a CDS encoding aldo/keto reductase: MDYVSLGKTGPTVSALGLGCMGMSGMYGPADRAESIATIHAALEAGVTLLDTGDFYGMGHNEMLIGEALKGGKREKALLSVKFGALRDAAGNWSGYDCRPKAIRNFLAYSLQRLGVDHIDIYRPSRLDPDVPIEDTIGAIADMVKAGYVRHIGLSEVGPETIRRAAAVHPISDLQIEYSLISRGMEAEILPTCRALGIGVTAYGVLSRGLISGHWQKGAAGKGDFRAMSPRFQEGNIDKNLALVEALRQIAESKGVSVAQIAIAWVAAQGKDIVPLIGARRRDRLAEALVSREVHLDADDLAAIERAIPKDAAAGARYPEAQLAHMDSER, encoded by the coding sequence ATGGATTACGTTTCACTCGGAAAGACCGGCCCTACCGTGTCGGCACTCGGCCTCGGCTGCATGGGCATGTCCGGCATGTACGGCCCCGCCGACCGGGCCGAGAGCATCGCCACCATCCACGCCGCGCTGGAGGCCGGCGTGACGCTGCTCGACACCGGCGATTTCTACGGCATGGGCCATAACGAGATGCTGATCGGCGAGGCGCTGAAAGGCGGCAAGCGCGAGAAGGCGCTGTTGAGCGTGAAGTTCGGCGCCTTGCGCGATGCCGCCGGCAACTGGTCCGGCTATGATTGCCGGCCTAAGGCCATCCGCAACTTCCTCGCCTATTCACTGCAGCGGCTTGGCGTCGATCATATCGACATTTATCGCCCCTCCAGGCTCGATCCCGACGTTCCGATCGAAGATACGATCGGTGCGATTGCCGACATGGTGAAGGCTGGATATGTCCGCCATATCGGCCTCTCCGAAGTCGGGCCAGAGACCATCCGCCGCGCCGCCGCGGTCCACCCGATCTCGGATCTGCAGATCGAGTATTCGCTGATTTCGCGCGGCATGGAGGCCGAGATCCTGCCGACCTGCCGTGCACTCGGTATCGGCGTTACCGCCTATGGCGTGCTGTCGCGCGGCCTCATCAGCGGCCACTGGCAGAAGGGTGCGGCCGGCAAGGGCGACTTCCGCGCCATGAGCCCGCGCTTCCAGGAGGGCAATATCGACAAGAACCTCGCTCTCGTCGAAGCGCTGAGGCAGATCGCTGAAAGCAAGGGTGTGTCAGTGGCGCAGATCGCGATTGCCTGGGTGGCGGCTCAGGGCAAGGACATCGTGCCGCTGATCGGTGCGCGGCGGCGTGACCGGCTTGCAGAAGCACTCGTGTCGCGCGAAGTCCATCTCGATGCCGACGACCTGGCGGCAATCGAACGGGCAATTCCGAAAGACGCTGCCGCGGGCGCCCGCTATCCCGAAGCTCAGCTCGCCCATATGGACAGCGAACGCTGA
- the ypfJ gene encoding KPN_02809 family neutral zinc metallopeptidase, with the protein MEWKGRRQSDNIEDQRGASPGGGNPFGRGGGFRMPGGGGGMRRAGGGMSFGTIIFLVVLYFILKALGIDMLQVLEGGGGQVQLPGFEQSDGSPAPQGTAQEEEMKQFMATVLAETEDTWNGIFQASGKQYEEPKMVLFRGQVRSACGFASAASGPFYCPGDHKVYLDMSFFDELSQKFDAAGDFAQAYVVAHEVGHHVQNLIGVLPKFNQMRQSMSETEANQMSVRVELQADCFAGVWGKYTQQKGLLEQGDLEEALNAATQIGDDTLQKRMQGYVVPESFNHGTSEQRMRWFKRGFDSGKMSACDTFSGAV; encoded by the coding sequence ATGGAATGGAAGGGCCGCCGCCAATCCGACAACATCGAAGACCAGCGCGGCGCGAGCCCGGGTGGCGGCAATCCGTTCGGCCGGGGCGGTGGCTTCCGCATGCCGGGCGGCGGAGGCGGCATGCGGCGCGCCGGCGGCGGCATGAGCTTCGGCACGATCATCTTCCTCGTTGTCCTCTACTTCATCCTCAAGGCCTTGGGCATCGACATGCTGCAGGTGCTGGAAGGCGGCGGTGGCCAGGTGCAGTTGCCCGGCTTCGAGCAGAGCGACGGCTCACCGGCACCACAGGGTACGGCGCAGGAAGAGGAGATGAAGCAGTTTATGGCAACTGTGCTCGCCGAGACCGAGGATACCTGGAACGGCATCTTCCAGGCGAGCGGCAAGCAATATGAGGAGCCGAAGATGGTGCTCTTCCGCGGCCAGGTGCGGTCTGCCTGCGGCTTCGCGTCCGCCGCTTCAGGACCGTTCTATTGCCCGGGAGACCACAAGGTCTATCTCGACATGAGCTTCTTCGACGAGCTCTCGCAGAAATTCGATGCCGCAGGCGATTTCGCGCAGGCCTACGTCGTCGCGCACGAGGTCGGCCACCATGTCCAGAACCTGATCGGCGTCCTGCCGAAATTCAACCAGATGCGGCAGTCGATGAGCGAAACCGAAGCGAACCAGATGTCGGTGCGCGTCGAACTGCAGGCCGACTGCTTCGCCGGTGTCTGGGGCAAGTATACCCAGCAGAAGGGCCTGCTCGAGCAGGGCGACTTGGAGGAGGCGCTGAACGCCGCCACCCAGATCGGCGACGACACGTTGCAGAAGCGCATGCAGGGTTACGTCGTTCCGGAGAGCTTCAACCACGGCACCTCCGAACAGCGCATGCGCTGGTTCAAGCGTGGCTTCGACAGCGGCAAGATGTCGGCATGCGACACCTTCTCGGGCGCCGTCTAA
- a CDS encoding zinc-dependent alcohol dehydrogenase family protein: protein MKALRLEGIGRLGVAEVPKPLPGPHDLLVRVEACGICGTDRHLLHGEFPSTPPVTLGHEFSGIVEAIGVSVSDIAIGARITGDPNIACGACPQCHAGRVNLCRNLQAIGIHRDGGFAEYVLVPRKQAFELPPNLDPVHGAFCEPLACCLHGVDMAGIRAGSSVVVLGGGVIGMLVVQLARLAGATTVILSTRQAEKRRLAEEVGATATVDPSSTDIIEQIAGKGGRVPGGVDVVIECAGVAETVRQSTRLAKAGGTVVILGVMPQGETVEIEPFDILFRELRVLGSFINPFVHRRAADLVASGAIEIDRLISRRVTLDEAAGVISRPAAAGEVKVLVIPGGA, encoded by the coding sequence ATGAAGGCGTTGCGGCTTGAGGGAATCGGGCGCCTCGGCGTGGCCGAAGTGCCAAAGCCCCTGCCCGGCCCGCACGACCTGCTTGTGCGGGTGGAAGCCTGCGGCATCTGCGGCACGGACCGACACCTGCTGCATGGCGAGTTCCCCTCAACGCCACCGGTCACGCTTGGCCATGAATTCTCAGGCATCGTCGAAGCGATCGGTGTGAGCGTCTCCGACATCGCGATCGGCGCGCGCATCACCGGCGACCCGAATATTGCTTGCGGCGCCTGCCCGCAATGTCATGCCGGCCGCGTCAATCTCTGCCGCAATCTGCAGGCGATCGGCATTCATCGCGACGGCGGCTTTGCAGAGTACGTTCTCGTGCCGCGCAAACAGGCTTTCGAGCTACCGCCGAATCTTGATCCGGTGCATGGCGCCTTCTGCGAGCCCCTCGCCTGCTGCCTGCATGGTGTGGACATGGCAGGCATTCGCGCTGGCTCCTCTGTCGTCGTTCTGGGCGGCGGGGTGATCGGCATGCTGGTGGTGCAACTCGCCAGGCTCGCCGGCGCCACCACGGTGATCCTGTCGACGCGGCAGGCCGAAAAGCGCCGCCTTGCCGAAGAGGTCGGTGCGACCGCAACCGTCGATCCGTCCTCGACCGATATCATCGAACAGATTGCCGGCAAGGGTGGACGGGTTCCCGGCGGGGTCGACGTCGTCATCGAATGCGCCGGCGTTGCCGAGACCGTCAGGCAGTCGACACGACTTGCCAAGGCCGGCGGCACGGTCGTCATCCTCGGCGTCATGCCTCAGGGCGAGACGGTAGAAATCGAACCCTTCGATATCCTCTTTCGCGAACTGCGCGTGCTCGGATCCTTCATCAACCCGTTCGTGCACCGTCGCGCCGCCGACCTCGTAGCCTCCGGCGCCATCGAGATCGACAGGCTGATTTCACGGCGCGTGACACTCGATGAGGCCGCCGGCGTCATCTCCCGGCCCGCGGCAGCCGGCGAAGTCAAGGTCCTGGTGATTCCCGGCGGCGCCTGA
- the carB gene encoding carbamoyl-phosphate synthase large subunit — MPKRQDIKSILIIGAGPIVIGQACEFDYSGTQACKALKEEGYRVILVNSNPATIMTDPGLADATYVEPITPEVVAKIIAKERPDALLPTMGGQTALNTALSLRRMGVLDRYNVEMIGAKPDAIDKAEDRALFREAMAKIGLETPKSRLANATDIKDHDRKVHEAERAELKGRLSGPDLDKALDDLENRWNLGEGDRKQRYMNHAMAIAAQALDDVGLPAIIRPSFTLGGTGGGIAYNRTEFFDIVGSGLDASPTTEVLIEESVLGWKEYEMEVVRDTADNCIIICSIENIDPMGVHTGDSITVAPALTLTDKEYQIMRNASIAVLREIGVETGGSNVQFAVNPENGRLVVIEMNPRVSRSSALASKATGFPIAKIAAKLAIGYTLDELDNDITGGATPASFEPSIDYVVTKIPRFAFEKFPGASPVLTTAMKSVGEVMAIGRTFAESLQKALRGLETGLTGLDEIEIPDMDDNGDGRNAIRAAIGTPTPDRLRMVAQALRLGMSEADVHEASKIDPWFIAQFKAIVDMEARIREHGLPKDAENLRMLKAMGFSDARLATLGGKRPKEVAELRNALNVRPVYKRIDTCAAEFASPTAYMYSTYETPFVGAARSEAGVSDRKKVVILGGGPNRIGQGIEFDYCCCHAAFALKDAGYEAIMINCNPETVSTDYDTSDRLYFEPLTAEDVIEIMRAEQEKGELVGVIVQFGGQTPLKLAEALEKNGIPILGTAPDAIDLAEDRDRFQKLLMKLDLNQPNNGIAYSVEQARLVAAEIGFPLVVRPSYVLGGRAMQIIHSESMLQTYLLDTVPGLVPEDIKQRYPNDKTGQINTLLGKNPLLFDSYLTNATEVDVDCLCDGKDVFVSGIMEHIEEAGIHSGDSACSLPVHTLDTAMVDELERQTAALAKALNVGGLMNVQFAIKDGTIYVLEVNPRASRTVPFVAKTIGAPIAKIAARVMAGEALDVAIAAYGEKPDPRNLKHIAVKEAVFPFARFPGVDTLLGPEMRSTGEVIGLDTDYALAFAKSQLGAGVDLPRDGTVFVSVRDEDKTRVLPAIRILVDIGFKVMATAGTARFLGENGIAATKVNKVQEGRPHVEDAIRNRQVQLVINTTDGNKAISDSKSLRRATLMQKVPYYTTMAGAEAAAHAIKALKAGSLEVRPLQSYFKA, encoded by the coding sequence ATGCCGAAGCGCCAAGATATCAAGTCCATTCTTATCATCGGCGCGGGGCCGATCGTCATCGGTCAGGCATGCGAATTCGACTATTCAGGCACCCAGGCCTGTAAGGCGCTGAAGGAGGAAGGCTACCGCGTCATCCTCGTCAACTCCAACCCGGCAACGATCATGACCGATCCGGGCCTGGCGGACGCCACCTATGTCGAGCCGATCACCCCGGAAGTCGTCGCCAAGATCATTGCCAAGGAGCGCCCGGACGCGCTGCTGCCGACCATGGGTGGCCAGACCGCGCTCAACACCGCGCTGTCGCTGCGCCGCATGGGCGTGCTCGACCGCTACAATGTCGAGATGATCGGCGCCAAGCCCGATGCGATCGACAAGGCCGAGGACCGCGCGCTCTTTCGCGAGGCGATGGCCAAGATCGGGCTCGAGACGCCGAAGTCGCGGCTCGCCAATGCCACCGACATCAAGGACCATGACCGTAAGGTGCACGAAGCCGAGCGCGCCGAGCTGAAGGGCCGCCTCTCCGGCCCGGACCTCGACAAGGCACTCGACGATCTCGAAAACCGGTGGAACCTCGGCGAAGGCGACCGCAAGCAGCGCTACATGAACCACGCGATGGCGATTGCCGCGCAGGCGCTCGACGATGTCGGCCTGCCGGCGATCATCCGCCCGTCGTTCACGCTCGGCGGTACCGGTGGCGGCATCGCCTATAACCGCACCGAATTCTTCGACATTGTCGGCAGCGGCCTCGATGCCTCGCCGACCACCGAAGTTCTGATTGAAGAATCGGTTCTTGGCTGGAAGGAATACGAGATGGAAGTGGTCCGCGACACGGCGGACAACTGCATCATCATCTGCTCGATCGAAAACATCGACCCGATGGGCGTGCATACTGGCGATTCGATCACCGTTGCTCCGGCGCTGACGTTGACGGACAAGGAATACCAGATCATGCGCAACGCCTCGATCGCGGTGCTGCGCGAGATCGGCGTCGAAACCGGCGGCTCGAACGTCCAGTTCGCCGTCAACCCGGAGAACGGCCGTCTGGTCGTCATCGAAATGAACCCGCGCGTGTCTCGCTCGTCGGCGCTCGCGTCGAAGGCGACCGGCTTCCCGATCGCCAAGATTGCAGCCAAGCTCGCCATCGGCTACACGCTGGACGAGCTCGACAACGACATTACCGGCGGCGCCACCCCGGCGTCGTTCGAACCGTCGATCGACTACGTCGTCACCAAGATCCCGCGCTTTGCCTTCGAGAAGTTCCCGGGCGCTTCGCCGGTGCTGACCACCGCGATGAAGTCGGTGGGCGAAGTCATGGCGATCGGCCGTACCTTCGCCGAATCGCTGCAGAAGGCGCTGCGTGGCCTTGAGACCGGACTCACAGGCCTCGACGAAATCGAAATCCCCGACATGGACGACAATGGCGATGGCCGCAACGCCATCCGGGCTGCGATCGGTACGCCGACCCCGGACCGGCTGCGCATGGTCGCCCAGGCGCTGCGCCTCGGCATGAGCGAGGCGGACGTCCACGAGGCGAGCAAGATCGATCCGTGGTTCATCGCCCAGTTCAAGGCGATCGTCGACATGGAAGCACGCATCCGCGAGCACGGCCTGCCGAAGGATGCCGAGAACCTGCGCATGCTGAAGGCCATGGGCTTCTCCGACGCGCGTCTCGCCACGCTCGGCGGCAAGCGCCCCAAGGAAGTGGCCGAACTGCGCAACGCGCTGAACGTTCGTCCGGTCTACAAGCGCATCGACACCTGCGCCGCCGAGTTCGCCTCGCCGACCGCCTACATGTACTCGACCTACGAGACGCCCTTCGTCGGTGCCGCCCGGTCTGAAGCCGGGGTTTCCGACCGCAAGAAGGTCGTCATTCTCGGCGGCGGCCCGAACCGTATCGGCCAGGGCATCGAGTTCGACTACTGCTGCTGCCACGCGGCCTTCGCACTGAAGGATGCCGGCTATGAAGCGATCATGATCAACTGCAACCCGGAGACGGTTTCGACCGACTACGATACCTCTGATCGCCTCTATTTCGAGCCACTGACGGCCGAGGACGTGATCGAGATCATGCGCGCAGAGCAGGAAAAGGGTGAACTCGTCGGCGTCATCGTGCAGTTCGGCGGCCAGACGCCGCTGAAGCTTGCCGAAGCGCTGGAAAAGAACGGCATCCCGATCCTCGGCACGGCGCCCGACGCGATCGACCTTGCCGAAGACCGCGACCGTTTCCAGAAGCTGCTGATGAAGCTCGACCTCAACCAGCCGAACAACGGCATCGCCTACTCGGTCGAGCAGGCGCGCCTCGTTGCCGCCGAGATCGGCTTCCCGCTGGTGGTGCGCCCGTCCTACGTTCTCGGCGGCCGCGCGATGCAGATCATCCATTCGGAAAGCATGCTGCAGACCTACCTGCTCGACACGGTTCCGGGCCTTGTTCCGGAGGACATCAAGCAGCGCTACCCGAACGACAAGACCGGCCAGATCAACACGCTGCTCGGCAAGAACCCGCTGCTGTTCGACAGCTACCTGACGAACGCCACGGAAGTCGACGTCGATTGCCTCTGCGACGGCAAGGATGTCTTCGTCTCGGGCATCATGGAGCATATCGAGGAAGCCGGCATTCACTCCGGCGACAGCGCCTGCTCGTTGCCGGTGCACACGCTCGACACGGCCATGGTCGACGAACTCGAGCGCCAGACGGCAGCGCTTGCCAAGGCGCTCAATGTCGGCGGCCTGATGAACGTGCAGTTCGCCATCAAGGACGGCACGATCTACGTGCTCGAAGTCAACCCGCGCGCATCGCGTACCGTGCCATTCGTCGCCAAGACGATCGGCGCGCCGATCGCCAAGATTGCCGCCCGCGTCATGGCGGGTGAAGCGCTCGATGTTGCGATCGCCGCCTATGGCGAGAAGCCGGATCCGCGCAACCTGAAGCACATTGCGGTCAAGGAAGCTGTCTTCCCCTTCGCGCGCTTCCCCGGCGTCGACACGCTGCTCGGCCCGGAAATGCGCTCGACCGGCGAAGTCATCGGTCTCGACACCGACTATGCGCTGGCTTTCGCCAAGTCGCAGCTCGGCGCCGGCGTCGACCTGCCGCGCGATGGAACGGTGTTCGTATCGGTTCGTGACGAGGACAAGACCCGGGTTCTTCCGGCAATCCGTATTCTCGTCGACATCGGCTTCAAGGTCATGGCCACGGCCGGCACCGCGCGTTTCCTCGGTGAAAACGGTATTGCTGCCACCAAGGTCAACAAGGTCCAAGAAGGCCGGCCGCACGTCGAGGACGCGATCCGCAACCGTCAGGTCCAGCTGGTCATCAACACGACCGACGGCAACAAGGCGATCTCGGACTCCAAGTCCCTGCGCCGCGCGACGCTGATGCAGAAGGTGCCCTACTACACGACGATGGCCGGCGCCGAAGCCGCCGCCCACGCGATCAAGGCGCTGAAGGCCGGCAGCCTCGAAGTGCGCCCGCTGCAGAGCTACTTCAAGGCCTGA
- a CDS encoding MFS transporter produces MDMAKDHNIKTDLDAEPREDGRWNELLRPDYLAATVTLCLGVALFAFNEFFISTALPTAVAEIGGATLLSWAVTLYLVFAILGGAVAANLKARFGARGTLITAAVVFVAGTMIATTAGSMPQVLAGRVFQGFGEGIIAAVCYALIPELFPPRLVPKIFGAEAIVWAMAAFGGPLVSGFLTEHWSWRAAFGVNIPAAAIFVVLVLAIVPAQRVPAKKSRPIPLLRLIVVGTGILLISVSTTAGSVPLMTAVLATALTILWAVVQTDRRAEHSILPAGAFALAKPLGTGLWVVLLMPLAQASGSIYLIYGLQHVWNFSPTAAGFSGALMAISWSLTAILVASLRSHDLRVKLIQAGPALLSLGLAGLTVAVAIDEFRLVFPSQIAIGAGFGISWGTLSQLMMDVSTPKERDKTSAFLPTLQSAGYAIGAAICGLAANLRGFDEKASVATMHGALFTVFVVASLISTAALYFGLRTVQLAAKRSRRGQEGATLRALAGDESAVRSDR; encoded by the coding sequence ATGGATATGGCCAAGGACCACAACATCAAGACAGACCTGGACGCAGAACCGCGAGAGGATGGCCGCTGGAACGAACTGCTCCGGCCAGACTACCTGGCCGCAACCGTCACGCTTTGCCTTGGCGTCGCACTCTTTGCGTTCAACGAATTTTTCATTTCCACGGCATTGCCGACGGCTGTCGCCGAGATCGGCGGCGCCACGCTGCTTTCGTGGGCGGTTACGCTCTATCTGGTCTTTGCGATCCTCGGCGGGGCGGTGGCTGCCAATCTCAAGGCAAGGTTCGGCGCACGTGGCACGCTGATCACAGCCGCTGTCGTATTCGTCGCCGGAACGATGATCGCGACGACCGCAGGCAGCATGCCTCAGGTGCTTGCCGGGCGCGTGTTCCAGGGGTTCGGCGAAGGCATCATCGCCGCGGTCTGCTACGCGCTGATCCCGGAACTCTTCCCGCCGCGGCTGGTGCCGAAAATCTTCGGAGCGGAAGCCATCGTCTGGGCAATGGCCGCCTTCGGCGGTCCGCTCGTCTCCGGTTTCCTTACGGAGCACTGGTCCTGGCGGGCGGCCTTCGGCGTCAATATTCCGGCAGCCGCAATCTTCGTCGTGCTCGTCCTTGCCATCGTGCCGGCACAAAGGGTACCGGCCAAAAAGTCACGTCCGATTCCGCTCCTGCGGTTGATCGTCGTCGGCACCGGCATATTGCTGATATCGGTATCGACCACGGCTGGAAGCGTCCCCTTGATGACTGCTGTGCTGGCGACGGCTCTGACGATCCTCTGGGCGGTTGTCCAGACCGACCGGCGTGCAGAACATTCGATCCTGCCCGCCGGGGCCTTTGCGCTTGCAAAACCGCTCGGCACCGGGCTTTGGGTCGTTCTGCTGATGCCGCTGGCGCAGGCGTCCGGCTCGATCTACCTCATCTATGGCCTGCAGCATGTGTGGAACTTCAGCCCCACGGCTGCCGGATTTTCAGGCGCGCTGATGGCAATCTCCTGGAGCCTGACTGCAATACTCGTTGCAAGCCTGCGCTCGCATGATCTGCGCGTGAAGCTGATCCAGGCCGGACCGGCACTTCTCAGCCTGGGCCTTGCCGGCCTGACGGTCGCGGTCGCCATCGACGAATTCCGCCTGGTCTTTCCGAGCCAGATCGCGATTGGTGCCGGCTTCGGCATCTCCTGGGGCACGCTCAGCCAGTTGATGATGGATGTGTCCACGCCCAAGGAGCGCGACAAGACGTCGGCCTTCCTGCCGACATTGCAATCGGCCGGCTACGCAATTGGTGCTGCAATCTGCGGGCTTGCCGCAAACCTCCGGGGCTTCGACGAGAAGGCAAGCGTCGCCACGATGCACGGGGCATTGTTCACCGTCTTTGTCGTCGCGTCCCTCATATCGACGGCAGCGCTCTATTTCGGCCTCAGAACCGTGCAGCTTGCCGCCAAACGATCGCGGCGTGGTCAGGAAGGAGCGACGCTCAGGGCGCTCGCGGGTGACGAGAGCGCCGTGCGTTCAGACAGATGA